Proteins found in one Acidimicrobiales bacterium genomic segment:
- a CDS encoding TRC40/GET3/ArsA family transport-energizing ATPase codes for MTGPRPGRTLLFTGKGGVGKTTVAAATAVRCAAAGARTIVLSTDPAHSLADALDVPLGSRPTEVTRSLWGQQLDARERMEEAWADIQEWLVDVFEWAGVGGIEAEELALLPGLEEIFGLVDIKAYAEGGEWDVIVVDCAPTAETIRLLSLPDVLRWYMERVFPTSRRLHRALAPVLSRVTSLPVAGDRVFGSAERFYARLDGVKEVLADTERTSVRLVVNPEKMVIAEARRTATYLALFGYGIDAVVANRLLPDSVSDPWFDRWKALHAQHLAAIEEGFAPLPVLRADLADEEVVGLDRLADLGQVLYGDSDPAARLHDGAPLRVVGRGDDVELQLDLPFADRDDIDLGRHDDELLVAVGPYRRAVVLPDSLRRRPVAGAVLRDGCLHVTFGAERRAAAAGSR; via the coding sequence GTGACCGGCCCCCGGCCGGGCCGCACCCTCCTCTTCACCGGGAAGGGCGGGGTGGGCAAGACCACGGTGGCGGCGGCCACCGCGGTGCGCTGCGCGGCGGCCGGGGCCCGAACCATCGTGCTCTCCACCGACCCGGCCCACTCCCTGGCCGATGCCCTGGACGTGCCCCTCGGCTCCCGGCCCACCGAGGTCACCCGCAGCCTGTGGGGCCAGCAGCTCGACGCCCGGGAGCGCATGGAGGAGGCCTGGGCCGACATCCAGGAGTGGCTGGTCGACGTGTTCGAGTGGGCCGGTGTGGGCGGGATCGAGGCCGAGGAGCTGGCCCTCCTGCCCGGGCTGGAGGAGATCTTCGGCCTGGTCGACATCAAGGCCTACGCCGAGGGCGGCGAGTGGGACGTCATCGTGGTCGACTGCGCCCCCACGGCCGAGACCATCCGGCTCCTGTCCCTCCCCGACGTGCTGCGGTGGTACATGGAGCGCGTCTTTCCCACCAGCCGGCGCCTGCACCGGGCGCTGGCCCCGGTGCTGTCCCGGGTCACGTCGCTGCCGGTGGCCGGCGACCGGGTGTTCGGCTCGGCCGAGCGCTTCTACGCCCGCCTCGACGGGGTCAAGGAGGTGCTGGCCGACACCGAGCGGACCAGCGTCCGCCTGGTGGTCAACCCCGAGAAGATGGTCATCGCCGAGGCCCGCCGCACCGCCACCTACCTGGCCCTGTTCGGCTACGGCATCGACGCCGTGGTGGCCAACCGCCTCCTGCCCGACTCCGTGTCGGACCCGTGGTTCGACCGCTGGAAGGCTCTCCACGCCCAGCACCTGGCGGCCATCGAGGAGGGCTTCGCCCCCCTCCCGGTGCTCCGGGCCGACCTGGCCGACGAGGAGGTGGTGGGCCTGGACCGCCTGGCCGACCTGGGCCAGGTGCTCTACGGCGACAGCGACCCGGCCGCCCGCCTGCACGACGGGGCGCCGCTGCGGGTGGTGGGCCGGGGCGACGACGTCGAGCTCCAGCTCGACCTGCCCTTCGCCGACCGCGACGACATCGACCTGGGCCGCCACGACGACGAGCTGCTGGTGGCCGTGGGCCCCTACCGGCGGGCCGTCGTCCTGCCCGACTCGCTGCGCCGCCGGCCGGTGGCCGGGGCGGTCCTGCGGGACGGGTGCCTGCACGTGACCTTCGGGGCCGAGCGCCGGGCCGCGGCGGCCGGCAGCCGGTGA
- a CDS encoding SRPBCC family protein, translating into MGDSVREHMTIEAPVEDVLAVILDIERYPEWARDLKEAEVLARDDEGRVAEARFRAAGFGYSTQYTLAYDHSAEGVLSWRLTEGDVTRKLDGHYELVGHDDGTTEVVYELEAELVLPLPGFVKRRTAAKITHTALRELKARVEVGGASG; encoded by the coding sequence ATGGGTGATTCGGTCCGAGAGCACATGACGATCGAGGCGCCGGTCGAGGACGTCCTGGCCGTCATCCTCGACATCGAGCGGTACCCCGAGTGGGCCCGCGACCTCAAGGAGGCCGAGGTGCTGGCCCGCGACGACGAGGGGCGGGTGGCCGAGGCCCGCTTCCGGGCCGCCGGCTTCGGCTACAGCACCCAGTACACGCTGGCCTACGACCACTCGGCCGAGGGCGTCCTGTCCTGGCGGCTGACCGAGGGCGACGTCACCCGCAAGCTCGACGGCCACTACGAGCTGGTGGGCCACGACGACGGGACCACCGAGGTGGTCTACGAGCTGGAGGCCGAGCTGGTCCTGCCCCTGCCCGGCTTCGTGAAGCGCCGGACCGCGGCCAAGATCACCCACACCGCGCTGCGCGAGCTGAAGGCCCGAGTCGAGGTGGGCGGGGCGAGCGGGTGA
- a CDS encoding glycosyltransferase family 4 protein has protein sequence MRHLLVTNDFPPKHGGIQQYLWELWRRLPAGDTAVLTAAHPDAPAWDAAQGFRIERTPERVLLPTRSLAARIDRLAVEVDAELVLLDPALPLGHLGPRLERPYGVVLHGAEVTVPGRMPPTRPALARVLRGARLVVAAGGYPADEAERAARQGLPVVVVPPGVDTERFTPLAEAERAAARARWGVPADAELVVSVSRLVPRKGMDVLIDAAARLAPDRPRLRVVIGGGGRDEARLTRHIRRTGAPVTLLGRFAEEDKPALCGMGDVFAVLCRDRWAGLEQEGFGIVFLEAAACGVPQVAGASGGAAEAVADGVTGTVVADPTDPGAVARALAAYLDDPARAEAEGRAARARAEAEFSYDRLARSLQDALPTADRLR, from the coding sequence GTGAGGCACCTGCTGGTCACCAACGACTTCCCACCCAAGCACGGCGGGATCCAGCAGTACCTGTGGGAACTGTGGCGCCGCCTGCCGGCGGGAGACACGGCGGTGCTGACCGCCGCCCACCCCGACGCGCCGGCCTGGGACGCGGCCCAGGGCTTCCGCATCGAGCGCACGCCCGAGCGGGTGCTGCTGCCCACCCGGTCGCTGGCCGCCCGCATCGACCGGCTGGCCGTCGAGGTCGACGCCGAGCTGGTCCTGCTCGACCCGGCCCTGCCCCTCGGCCATCTCGGCCCCCGCCTGGAGCGGCCCTACGGCGTGGTCCTCCACGGGGCCGAGGTGACGGTGCCGGGGCGGATGCCGCCCACCCGCCCGGCCCTGGCCCGCGTGCTGCGGGGGGCCCGGTTGGTGGTGGCGGCCGGCGGCTACCCGGCGGACGAGGCCGAGCGGGCCGCCCGCCAGGGGCTGCCGGTGGTGGTGGTGCCGCCCGGGGTCGACACCGAGCGCTTCACCCCGCTGGCCGAGGCCGAGCGGGCCGCGGCCCGGGCCCGCTGGGGGGTGCCGGCCGACGCCGAGCTGGTGGTGTCGGTCAGCCGCCTGGTGCCCCGCAAGGGAATGGACGTGCTCATCGACGCCGCCGCCCGGCTGGCCCCCGACCGCCCCCGCCTGCGGGTGGTGATCGGGGGCGGGGGCCGGGACGAGGCCCGCCTGACTCGCCACATCCGCCGTACCGGCGCCCCGGTGACCCTCCTCGGCCGCTTCGCCGAGGAGGACAAGCCGGCCCTGTGCGGCATGGGCGACGTCTTCGCCGTGCTGTGCCGCGACCGGTGGGCGGGGCTGGAGCAGGAGGGGTTCGGCATCGTGTTCCTGGAGGCCGCGGCCTGCGGCGTGCCCCAGGTGGCGGGGGCCAGCGGGGGAGCGGCCGAGGCGGTGGCCGACGGGGTGACGGGCACCGTGGTGGCCGACCCCACCGACCCCGGGGCAGTGGCCCGGGCCCTGGCCGCCTACCTGGACGACCCGGCCCGGGCCGAGGCCGAGGGCCGGGCCGCCCGGGCCCGGGCCGAGGCCGAGTTCTCCTACGACCGCCTGGCCCGATCCCTCCAGGACGCCCTGCCCACGGCCGACAGGCTGCGCTGA
- a CDS encoding PKD domain-containing protein, whose amino-acid sequence MGQTTSAPADPPRRTTRRRLTAPRLLVVGALLLGGLGLAGVERPQPVAASGPAHPTLVNPLPANTTPHVTNGDVKTVAVAGDTVVLGGNFTASTDPDGTPVNRSYLLAFDRSTGRIRRDWAPQLDNEVFSVVAAPDGQSVYVGGRFNRVDGLSQLKVARISIADGRPLPFKSGVNAVVTAMALSGDRLYIGGVFGNVQGRTRRVAALDAQTGTVDDDVDVPFAGTHRGGEGKIWRIEASPDGQHVVVVGNFATVGGQPRNQVVKLDVNGDGPVTLSPWSTTAFAGYCASFTDYVRDVSYSPDGSYFIVVTTGAKGTGLNGQCDAVSRWADSTTAGATPQWINYSGGDSHYSVEATGAAVYVGGHFRWSNNPYGTDSLGPGGVGTEGISALDPSNGLPLSWNPGRDRGQAVWQMVATPDGLYVASDTDRIGRWYYHGRIAFFPLAGGLPVPQPERAGLPVQLDQYAPAGGGNPARITTRGYDGSTLAAPTAAVADASALSGARAAFVAGGVLYTAHSDGTLRARSYDGTTLGAPVTVNLQRMTTFASDLERMNGAVYDDGRLFYTVSGSSTLYMRYFSTENRVVGAVRFDVSGSGGGVSYSQVGGMVLAGPHVYYVDRQAGTLVRATWRPGGGIDGATRTTVSPANANGLSWTGTVLFARPGQVSNQPPTAAVAASCTGLRCDFDASGSTDADGVITGVSWTFAPGQTGTGTTTSHTFAEPGTYTVSATITDDDGATAIGTRTVTVTDLPPTAAFTAQCDQGACSVDGSGSDDPDGDVESYAWAFGDGGTATGETAVHSYDESGTYTITLTITGGRGRTATATRQVTVTVPAGQGFVGVSGTTAQTTALTHQATVPADVQPGDQLLLTVASNAAGTATVTPPSGWSVVASGGTAGARVAVFGKVAAAGDAGRAVAVRLGTAAKASVGVAAYRGLAVVTPAPAVATGYRTPTTTAVLGEWVVSFWADKSATTADLAPPAGVTERRSFIGTGAGHVADLLADSAGPVAAGPVGGLAATPTSAVGNAMALTIRLAPTP is encoded by the coding sequence ATGGGCCAGACGACCTCCGCGCCGGCCGACCCCCCCCGTCGGACCACGCGCCGCCGTCTCACCGCTCCCCGCCTGCTGGTGGTGGGGGCCCTCCTCCTGGGCGGCCTCGGGCTGGCCGGGGTCGAGCGCCCCCAGCCGGTGGCCGCCTCCGGGCCGGCCCACCCCACCCTGGTCAACCCCCTCCCGGCCAACACCACCCCCCACGTCACCAACGGTGACGTGAAGACGGTGGCCGTGGCCGGCGACACCGTGGTCCTGGGCGGCAACTTCACCGCCTCGACCGACCCCGACGGCACGCCCGTCAACCGGTCCTACCTCCTGGCCTTCGACCGCAGCACCGGCCGGATCCGCCGCGACTGGGCCCCCCAGCTCGACAACGAGGTGTTCAGCGTGGTGGCCGCCCCCGACGGCCAGTCGGTCTACGTCGGCGGCCGCTTCAACCGGGTCGACGGGCTGTCCCAGCTCAAGGTGGCCCGCATCTCCATCGCCGACGGCCGCCCCCTGCCCTTCAAGTCCGGGGTCAACGCCGTGGTCACCGCCATGGCCCTCTCCGGCGACCGCCTCTACATCGGCGGCGTGTTCGGCAACGTGCAGGGCCGCACCCGTCGCGTCGCCGCCCTGGACGCCCAGACCGGGACGGTGGACGACGACGTGGACGTCCCCTTCGCCGGCACCCACCGCGGCGGCGAGGGCAAGATCTGGCGCATCGAGGCCTCGCCCGACGGCCAGCACGTCGTGGTGGTGGGCAACTTCGCCACCGTGGGCGGCCAGCCCCGCAACCAGGTGGTGAAGCTGGACGTCAACGGCGACGGGCCGGTGACCCTCTCGCCCTGGTCCACCACCGCCTTCGCCGGCTACTGCGCCAGCTTCACCGACTACGTGCGCGACGTCTCCTACAGCCCCGACGGCTCGTACTTCATCGTCGTCACCACCGGGGCCAAGGGCACCGGCCTCAACGGCCAGTGCGACGCCGTGAGCCGGTGGGCCGACTCCACCACCGCCGGCGCCACCCCCCAGTGGATCAACTACTCCGGTGGCGACTCGCACTACTCGGTCGAGGCCACGGGGGCCGCGGTGTACGTCGGCGGCCACTTCCGGTGGTCCAACAACCCCTACGGCACCGACTCGCTCGGGCCGGGCGGCGTGGGCACCGAGGGCATCTCCGCCCTCGACCCCAGCAACGGCCTGCCGCTGTCCTGGAACCCGGGCCGAGACCGGGGCCAGGCCGTGTGGCAGATGGTGGCCACCCCCGACGGCCTCTACGTGGCCAGCGACACCGACCGCATCGGCCGGTGGTACTACCACGGCCGCATCGCCTTCTTCCCCCTGGCCGGCGGCCTGCCCGTGCCCCAGCCCGAGCGGGCCGGCCTGCCCGTCCAGCTCGACCAGTACGCCCCGGCCGGCGGTGGCAACCCGGCCCGCATCACCACCCGCGGCTACGACGGCTCCACCCTGGCCGCCCCCACCGCGGCGGTGGCCGACGCCTCGGCCCTCTCCGGCGCCCGGGCCGCCTTCGTGGCCGGCGGGGTGCTCTACACCGCCCACTCCGACGGCACCCTCCGGGCCCGCTCCTACGACGGGACCACCCTGGGCGCTCCGGTCACGGTCAACCTCCAGCGGATGACCACCTTCGCCTCCGACCTGGAGCGCATGAACGGCGCCGTCTACGACGACGGCCGGCTCTTCTACACCGTGAGCGGCTCGTCCACCCTGTACATGCGGTACTTCTCCACCGAGAACCGGGTGGTGGGGGCGGTGCGCTTCGACGTGTCCGGCTCCGGCGGCGGCGTGTCCTACAGCCAGGTCGGCGGCATGGTCCTGGCCGGCCCGCACGTGTACTACGTGGACCGCCAGGCCGGCACCCTGGTCCGGGCCACGTGGCGGCCCGGCGGCGGCATCGACGGGGCCACCCGCACCACCGTCAGCCCGGCCAACGCCAACGGCCTGAGCTGGACCGGCACCGTGCTGTTCGCCCGCCCGGGCCAGGTGTCCAACCAGCCGCCCACCGCCGCGGTGGCCGCCTCCTGCACCGGCCTGCGCTGCGACTTCGACGCCTCGGGCTCCACCGACGCCGACGGCGTGATCACCGGCGTGAGCTGGACCTTCGCCCCCGGCCAGACCGGCACCGGCACCACCACCAGCCACACCTTCGCCGAGCCCGGCACCTACACCGTCTCGGCCACGATCACCGACGACGACGGGGCCACCGCCATCGGCACCCGCACCGTCACCGTCACCGACCTGCCGCCCACCGCGGCCTTCACCGCCCAGTGCGACCAGGGGGCCTGCTCGGTCGACGGCTCCGGTTCCGACGACCCCGACGGCGACGTCGAGTCCTACGCCTGGGCCTTCGGTGACGGGGGCACGGCCACCGGGGAGACCGCCGTCCACTCCTACGACGAGTCGGGCACCTACACCATCACCCTCACGATCACCGGCGGGCGGGGCCGGACGGCCACCGCCACCCGGCAGGTCACCGTCACCGTCCCGGCCGGCCAGGGCTTCGTCGGCGTCAGCGGCACCACCGCCCAGACCACGGCCCTGACCCACCAGGCCACGGTCCCGGCCGACGTCCAACCCGGCGACCAGCTCCTGCTGACCGTGGCCTCCAACGCCGCCGGCACGGCCACCGTGACCCCGCCCTCGGGGTGGTCGGTGGTGGCCTCCGGCGGCACCGCCGGGGCCCGGGTGGCGGTGTTCGGCAAGGTGGCGGCGGCCGGCGACGCCGGCCGCGCCGTGGCCGTCCGGCTCGGCACCGCGGCCAAGGCGTCGGTCGGGGTCGCCGCCTACCGGGGCCTGGCCGTGGTCACCCCCGCCCCGGCGGTGGCCACCGGCTACCGCACGCCGACCACCACGGCGGTGCTGGGCGAGTGGGTCGTGTCCTTCTGGGCCGACAAGTCGGCCACCACCGCCGACCTGGCGCCCCCGGCCGGTGTCACCGAGCGCCGCTCCTTCATCGGCACCGGGGCCGGCCACGTGGCCGACCTGCTGGCCGACAGCGCCGGCCCGGTGGCCGCCGGGCCGGTCGGCGGGCTGGCCGCCACCCCCACCAGCGCGGTGGGCAACGCCATGGCCCTCACCATCCGCCTGGCCCCCACCCCCTAG
- a CDS encoding ROK family protein translates to MTQPTTGGPPGAPLVVGLDLGGTKLLGLALDPGYDGSEPVAEERVPTPAGTEAVLDAMAGLASSLRDQVQATGREVRAVGLGAPGLVDRAGTFRFGPNLPGVVGIPVAAELGERLGLPVVVDNDATCAAWGEHERGAARGRNHSLVITLGTGIGGGVTIKGEILRGAYGFAGEFGHMVVDPDGPECPCGRRGCWERYASGTGMGWLAREAVRTGAVGPEPGFVAEAGGDVEAVRGEHVVAAARAGDVGARVVLDTFADWLGLGLANLVNVLDSEIVVVGGGVSEDADLYLDRTRAAVRRHLLGAERRPRVPIVPARLGERAGAVGAALLAALRT, encoded by the coding sequence GTGACCCAGCCCACGACCGGGGGCCCACCCGGCGCGCCCCTGGTCGTGGGGCTCGACCTCGGCGGGACCAAGCTCCTCGGCCTGGCCCTCGACCCGGGCTACGACGGCTCCGAGCCGGTGGCCGAGGAACGGGTCCCCACCCCGGCCGGCACCGAGGCCGTGCTCGACGCCATGGCCGGCCTGGCCTCGTCCCTGCGCGACCAGGTGCAGGCCACGGGCCGGGAGGTGCGGGCCGTGGGCCTGGGGGCGCCGGGCCTGGTGGACCGGGCCGGCACCTTCCGCTTCGGGCCCAACCTGCCCGGCGTGGTCGGCATCCCGGTGGCGGCCGAGCTGGGGGAGCGGCTGGGCCTGCCCGTGGTGGTGGACAACGACGCCACCTGCGCGGCGTGGGGCGAGCACGAGCGGGGCGCGGCCCGGGGCCGGAACCACTCGCTGGTCATCACCCTGGGCACCGGCATCGGCGGGGGCGTGACCATAAAGGGCGAGATCCTGCGGGGGGCCTACGGCTTCGCCGGCGAGTTCGGGCACATGGTCGTCGACCCGGACGGGCCGGAGTGCCCTTGCGGGCGGCGCGGGTGCTGGGAGCGCTACGCGTCGGGCACCGGCATGGGCTGGCTGGCCCGGGAGGCGGTCCGCACCGGCGCCGTGGGGCCCGAGCCCGGCTTCGTGGCCGAGGCCGGCGGCGACGTCGAGGCGGTGCGGGGCGAGCACGTGGTGGCCGCGGCCCGGGCCGGTGACGTGGGGGCCAGGGTGGTCCTCGACACCTTCGCCGACTGGCTGGGGCTCGGGCTGGCCAACCTGGTCAACGTCCTCGACTCGGAGATCGTGGTGGTGGGGGGCGGTGTCTCCGAGGACGCCGACCTGTACCTCGACCGCACCCGGGCCGCCGTGCGCCGCCACCTCTTGGGCGCCGAGCGCCGCCCCCGGGTGCCCATCGTGCCCGCCCGCCTGGGCGAGCGGGCCGGCGCCGTCGGCGCCGCCCTCCTGGCCGCCCTCCGCACCTGA